The nucleotide sequence ACTCCAGGGCCACGGGCGAGGCGGCCACCCGGGGCGGCCGCACTCGCAGCGAGGGCTCCCGCTCGATGCCCACGGCGTCGAACTCGCCCTCGTGCGGGGGGAAGTCGGTGCCGGTGGCGTTGATCTGGTCGAGTTGCGGCTCGGCGGCGAAGTTGACCACGAACTCGCCGGTGGCCTCGACGTTGCGCAGCGAGTCCTTGCGTCCGACGGAGGTGAACTGGACGATCGGCGGATCGGTGCAGGCGACGGTGAAGAAGGAGTGCGGGGCGAGGTTGGCGGTGCCGTCGGCCGCCAGGGTCGACACCCAGGCGATGGGCCGGGGCACGACGACGGCCGTGAGCAGTCGGTAGAAGTCTCCCGCGGGCAGGGAGCCGGGATCGTAGTCAACGCGCATGTCGGCCAGTTCTACCCGACCGGTCCCGGCGAAGCGGAATCGGCCCTCCGGTCAGCCCACGTCCCAGAGGAAGCGGTGGGTGTGGATGGCGAAGTACGGGAACGACCGTACGTCGCTCACGCCCTCGATCTGCCGCACGGTGTCGTTGACGAAGTCGAGCAGCTCCTTGGCGGTGGGGCTGACCACCTCGGCGAAGAGATCGAAGCCTCCCGAGGTGAGCACGGAGTAGACGACCTCGGGATGGGCGGCCAGTTCGTCGGCGACGGGCCGCGGGTCGGCCGCCGCGGTGATGCCGAGCAGGGCCATGGCCTGGCCGCCCATGGCCATCGGGTCCGTGACGCCGACGACCTGGACGGCCCGTGAGTCCAGCAGGCGTTGCAGTCGCTGCCGGGCCGCGGAGGCGGACAGGCCGACCTTCGGGCCGAGGTCGGCGTACGCGATGCGTCCGTCGCTCTGGAGTTCACGCAGGATGGCCCGGTCGATCTCGTCCACGCCGTGTCCCTTCTCGTCGGTGGGGTCAGCCGGCCAGCTCGGCGAGGGCCGCGGCGAAGAGCCCGGTGTGCGTGTCGACGTCCCGCTCGGTGGTGTCGGGGCACATGAGGGCCATGTTGTGGAACGGGGTGAGGAGGATGCCCCGGTTGGCCAGATAGAGGTGGAGGTAGTCCTCCAGTTCGGTGTCGCCGGCCGCGGCGGCCCCGGTGCCGGTGCGGGGCGCGGGGTCGGTGAGGCGGTACTCGGTGCGGGCCCCGAGGCGGCTGACGGACCAGGGCAGGGCGTGCCGTTCGATGCCGGCCCGCACTCCGGCCTCGAAGCGCGCGGACAGGGCGTGCATCCGGTCGAACGCCTCGTCGGTCAGGACGTGCTCGAGCGTGGCGCGGGTCGCGGCGACGGACAGGGCGTTGCCCGCGAGGGTGCCGCCGACGCCGCCCATGTCGACCAGGTCGAGGTCGTCGCGGCCGAGCAGCCGGTCGGCCAGTTCGGCGGAGAGACCGTAGGCGCCGGCCGGGACGCCTCCGCCGATGGCCTTGCCGATGGTGAGCACGTCGGGCTCCAGCTGCCAGGCGCCGGTGCAGCCACCGGGGCCCGCGGAGAAGGTGTGCGTCTCGTCGTTGATCAGGAGGGTGCCGTGGCGGCGGGTCAGTTCGCGGACCCCCGCCAGGTAGCCGGGTTCGGGCAGCACGATGCCGATGTTGGTGAGGGCGGGCTCCATCAGGACGGCGGCCACGTCACCGTGGGCGAGTTCGCGTTCCAGCTGATCCAGGTCGTTGAACTCGGCGACCCGGCTGGTGAGGGTGACGTCGCAGGGGGCGCCGACGTTTCCGGGGCGGGCGCTGCCGCGTTCTCCGGGGCCCGTGACGATCAGGGACTCGTCGACGCTGCCGTGGTAGCAGTAGCTGTTGACCAGGATCTTCGGACGGTCCGTGACCGCGCGGGCCAGCCGGATCGCCCACCGGTTGGCGTCGGTCGCGGTCAGCGAGAAGCTCCACCGGGTCAGCCCGAAGCGACGGGTCAGCTCGGCGCCCACCCATTCGGCGTCCTCGGTGGGCAGCATCGCGGTCGCGCCCCCGAGGACGGTGAAGCGGTGCCGGACGGCCTCGGCCACGGGCGCGGGCGAGTGACCGGCCATGGCGCCGGTGTCGCCCAGGCAGAAGTCGATGTACTCGTGCCCGTCGATGTCCTGGACCCGGGCGCCCCTGGCCGACTCCAGGTACCGGGGGAAGGCGCCGGCCGTCTTGTTCATCCAGGTCATCGGCACCCGGCCGAAGAGGTGCTCGGCCCGGCCGTAGGCGGCCCGGGAGCGCGGGTTGAGCCGCTCGGCGTCCGCGCTCTCGCGGGCGAGCAGCTGACGCAGTCGGGCACGGTCCATGGCACACCCCGGATCCGAGGGACGAGTGAATACCGTCAATCTACGACCGAAAGGGCTGCCATCTCAAGGGTTGGCAACTGGATCGATCGCAGCGACGCTCGATTCACTCGCCACGGCCTGCCGTGGCGACCTCCGTCCTGACCAGGGCGACCGCCGAGGCCACCTGCTCCCGCACGCCGGCACCGGGCGCCTCGCCCAGCACGGCGGCGACCAGCTCGTGGGCGAGGTGGTGCAGCTTGGTGTTGGTGTTCTGCGAGGCCAGGACCAGGACCCGCCAGGCCTCGTGCACCCCCAGACCGAAGGACGCCATGAGGATGCCCCGGGCGAGGTCGATGACCGGGCGGGTCCGCATGGCACGCCTCAACTGGGCGACCTCGACGCGCAGGTCGTCCAGGGCGAGGTTCCCGGGGAACACGGGCCCCGCGTCGTCGCGTCCCGCCCGGCGGGCACCCTGGGCGTCGCCGTCCGCCGCGGCCCGGGCACGCCCCGCGGCGGCACCGGGAGCCGAATCGGCCGAGCCGTCCACGTCGGCCGCGCGGGTGGCGCCGCCCACGTCACCGCTGCCGTTCCCGTCAGGGCCCGGGAAACCGCGGCCCGGGACGTCGGCGCCCGGGACACCGGGGTACGGGACACCGGGGTCCGGGGCGTCGAACAGCGTCCCGGTGCCGGTGAGGGCGAGGAGTCGCGCGACCGCGGGACCGACGGTGCGCAGGACGACCGTCTTGTCCTGCTCCAGCCCCTGCCTTCGCATCTCCAGGAGCACGTTCAGCGTCGAGCAGTCGCAGAACCCGACGCCTTCGAGTTCGAGGTCGACACCGCGCACCGCGGCTCCGAGGGCCGCGCCCAGGGCGTGCCCGAGCTGCTCGGAGGCGTCCAGGTCGAGTTCACCGCGTACCGCCACGACGACACGGTCCCCGTCCGGTCGGACGGCGATCTCGGGCGCCGGCGCGACAGCGGTGCAGTGCGCACCGCCGGCCTCCGCGCCACCCCGCACGACCCCGTCTCCCGCGTTCACGTCACAAGCCGGTTCCGACATGACCGCCTCCCTCGGTCACTTCACACCTGTCCCGTCCAGATTCACTCGTCGCTGGTCGCACGTCAAGTGATACATGAAATGAACTTCATGCTTTTGTTTACATGAATGTCCGGCCGTATCATCGCCTCATGGAAGGAGTGCCTGAGCCACACAACGGATGGACGTTCCTCACCAACCACGCCCGCGTGCTGGCCGCCATCGCCGACAACCACAGCGCCCGCATCAGGGACCTCGCCGCCCACTGCCGGCTCACCGAGCGGGCGGTGCAGAAGATCATCGCCGACCTCGAGCAGGACGGATACCTGTCCCACACGAAGGAGGGGCGCGGGAACGTCTACCGGATACAGGCCGGCAAGGTGCTGCGCCATCCCGCCGAGGCGGGACTGAGCGTGGCGGCCCTACTGTCCCTGCTGGCCCGCGACGAGGCGGGCCGCGCCGAACACCCGGACACCCGCGCCCGCGACCGCCGTTCGTGACCGGCGCGCGACGGTCCGTGCGGCGCGGCGCACGGGGCGGCGCGGCGAGAGACGAAGGTCACGAATACGTATCGGACATTTACCACTTCAATCTTCACGCCAGCCACACAAGTTGGTTAAGTTGACGCCCAGGCCGTTCGACTGCCCTTCAGGGCAGGGGGCTTGGGGGCGCCCGCAAGCGGGGTGGCCCGGATTCCTCCGCCGTACGAAAGGCGGAGCACGGAAGGAGTACGTCTTCCATGGCGACGGATCGCAGCCCGCGCTCCCCAGGCAGCAACATCGACGAGCCGAGCCGGGCGGAGATCCAGCAACGGGTCAACTCGCTCTACGACCGCGCCGAGTCCGACACGGGCACCTACAACATGACCCGCGCCATGTCGGGCCGTTCACGCGGTACGGGCGCCTCGGTCGCCAACGGCGGCCGGGGATCGGCCGATCCGTCGCTCGACGCGGTGGCCAAGCAGTGGTTCGACGTGGCCCGCGACCGCATCGGGCCGACGGTGCCCGCGGTACTGCCGAGCGACCGTCAGCCCGCCCGCCCGTCCCGTCCCGCGCGCCCGGCGAGCACGCCCGAACGGCCCCCGGCCGAAAGCTCCGTCGTCAAGGAGCTGGAAGCGGCGACCCGGCGGGTCCCCGAACTGACCGCGCGGCCCGTCGCCGCTCTTCCCGCCGCACCCGAGCCGCGCCAGGAGGAGCCCAGGGCCCTGCTGCCCGCCGTTCCCGCTCCCGCGGGCGCCCCTTCCAAGGCCGACTCCCCCGCCGCCGCGCCCGCCGACCGGCAGGCATCGCTCAAGAAGAACAAGGAACAGATCGGGCGCAAGCTCGGCGCGGCCCGGGACCTGCTGGCCCGCGCCCTCGCACAGCCCGCACCGTCCGCGCAGACGCAGTCCCTGCCGGTGCAGCTGCCGACCGCGCAGGCCCTTCCGGTGCAGTCCCCGCCCTCCGCGGCCTCGCCCCTGACCTCTCCGCTCATGGCACCCGCTCCCACCGCCGCCCTGCCCGCGGTCGGGGCGCAGCCGGTGGAAGCGCCGGCGGTGCAGCAGCCCTGGGACACGGCGGAGCAGCAGGCGTTCCGCGCCGAGATCACGGCCGCCTGGGCCGGACGACCGGCCGCCGCGACGGGTTCGACCGGGGCGACGGGTTCGACCGGGGCGATGGGTCCGGACCCGATCCTCACCACGGGTGAACTCGGCTTCGGCACGGCCGCGTCCGGCTTCCCGGCAGCGGACTCCGGCTTCCCGCCGCCCGGTGCCGCCTTCCCCGCGGCGCCCGCCGCGGTTCCGGTCGCGGCCGCGCCCATGCCCGGCTATCCGGCGCCGGAACTCGGCGGCGGCACACCGCCGTACGGCTATCCGATGGCCGACCCGGGCCTGATGGCGACGGAGTCCGGCCTCGTGGTCCCCGGTGCGGGCCCGCTCGTGGCGGCCGCGCCGCCGGCCCCGGCCTACGCGATGTCCGAACCCGGCCTCGGCGCACCGCCGTCCGGCTACGCACCCGCCGAACTGCCGCTCGGCCTGCCCGACCCCGCCTATCCGGCCGCCGGCTTCGCGCCGTCGATGCCTCCCGCGGCATCCGTGCTGTCCGCGCCGTCCGTGCTGTCGGCACCCACGGTGAACACGCCCGGCCCGCAGGGGGCGATGGCCGACCTGCTCACCGGAGGCACCGGCCACCTCGCCGTTTCCCCGGTCGCGGTCGTCGCCGCTCCGCTGCCCGAGGCCCTGCCCATGCCCGTGCCCGTGCCGCCCACCGATGTCACGGCCCGTGCCACCGGGACCGGATACCTGGGGAAGGCGGACAAGGCCCTGGCCTTCGCGCGGGCGCAGATAGGCCGGCCCTGCGTCTGGGGGGCGACCGGGCCGGAGTCCTACGACTGCTCCAGCCTCACCCAGGCCGCGTGGCGGACCGCCGGTGTGACACTGCCGCGCTCCGCGATCGACCAGGCGAAGGCCTTCACCCGGATCAGCCTGGCCGAACTGCGCCCCGGCGACCTCGTCTTCTTCTTCGACGACCTCCGCCACACGGGCCTGTGCACGGGCAACGGCATGATGATCCACGCCCCGGGTCCGGGATCGTCCATCCGCGAGGAGGCGATCCTGCCGTTCGGGGAGGGCGCCCTGCGCGGCGCCGTCCGGCCCGCCTGACGCCGTCCGGCCCGCCCGGCTCCGGGCGGGTTGCCGTCACCCCGGCCGACCGGGGGAACGTAGCTCTCAGTGCACGGCGGTGTTCGACCGCGCCTGGGCCCTCCTGGCGTTGTTGTAGGCGCGCAGGAGGTGCTTGGAGACGGCGCACGGCGCCATGTCGAAGTGACACTGGCGGCAGGTGCGCGCGTGCTCCTCGTAGGCGGTACGGGAGACTTGCAGGGCGTCCTCAGGCGAGGGCATGGGGGTCCTCCGAACGAAACGACGGTTACCCGGGGCCGTGGCTACTCACCAGTAGGGCCCGCGTCAAGAGGATTGGATCATGTTACTTACGGTAGCGGAAAATGCGATTCCGGCCAGAAGGGAACCCTCTTCATGAGCGACGACGACGGGCGGCGGGCGGCGCGGGTCTTCGACGCGCTGGGCGCCGTGTACGAACAGGCGTTCGCGCACTCCGAGGCGCACCGCAGATCCCTGGAATGGCTGCTCGGACGGCTCGACCCGGGCTCGCGGGTGCTGGACGTCGGCAGCGGGACGGGACGGCCCACGGCCGAGACCCTCGCCGGGGCGGGCCATCACGTGCTCGGCGTCGACGTCTCCCCGGTCATGGTGGAGCTGGCCTCCCGGCAGGTGCCCGGGGCGGAGTTCCGGTGCACCGACGTGCGCGAACTCCCCCTGGAGGACGGCTCGTTCGACGCGGTCTGCGTGTACTTCTCGCTGCTGCAACTGGACCGGACGCAGCAGCGCGAGACCGTCGGGCGGCTGGCTCGCGCACTGCGGACCGGAGGCAGCCTGGTGCTCGCCACCGTGCCGCTGGACGTGGTGGAGGTCGACGCCGTCTTCATGGGGCAGCCCGTGCGGGTGACGAGCTTCGCCGCCGACGCCCTCGTCGACGTGGTCACCGGGGCGGGTCTGACCGTGCTGGCCCGGGAGGACACGTTCTTCACCCCGGACCACCCCGACGCCGTACCGGAGCCGCATCTCTTCCTCCACTGCGGCAGGCCGTAGACGTCGGCATCACCCGCCGGGCCCGTCATCGGGCCGGGCCCGCGGCACGCTCGGTGACCGCGGGCCCGTCCGGAAGCCGGCCGTGTCCCCGGGGCTCCAGAGCCGCTCAGGCCCCCAGGAGCTGTCGCAGGCCGCGCGGGCCCACCTTGCCCGAGGTGAGCGCGAGGACCACCGCCGCCGAGCCCGTGCCCAGCAGCGCCCCGGCCACCACGTCGCCCGGGTAGTGCACTCCGGTGTGGATCCGCGAGTAGCCCACCGCGCAGGCGAGCAGGCCCAGCGGGACCGCGGAGACCGGCAGACTCGGACCGACGGCGGCCGCGAAGGCCACGGCCGAGGCGGTGTGCCCGGAGGGGAACGACGCCGAGTGCGGCATCGGCACGTGCCGCCCCGGGAACGGCGAGTCCTCGGCGCGGTGCGGCCGCGGACGGCGTACGAGCTTCTTGCCGAGCAGGTTGGCGCTCGCCGAGGCGACACCGATGGCCGCGACACCGAGCGCGGCGGCCCGGCGCGGACGCCCACCGCGCAGCGCCAGGGCGGCGGCCACGGTGAAGGAGAGCTTGGAGTGGTCGGCGGCGGCCGACAGCCGGCGCAGCGCGGTGTCCAGCGTCGGCGTTCTGGTCACGGTGACCGTCTCGTACAGCGCCTGGTCCATGGTGACCAGGTCACGGACCAGACCGAGGCCGGGCTTGGGCCGGCTGTCAGACATCGTAGGACTCCTTGATCGATCGGTGATCGGGGTGGCCGAGCGCCAGGCGGAAGATGCGCCGCCAGTCGACCGTGGGGGGCGCGTAGGTCGCGCCCGGGCGGTGCCTCGGCACGCGTACCCGCAGCGCGGCGGGCCGTACCGTGCACACGACGGGGGTGGCCAGCTCGAGCGCCTCGCCGTCGACGGCCACCGCGATGCGCGGCCGGTCGGCCTCGACGACGACACGGCGTGACGTGACCGAGGTGATGCTGCCCGCGCGCTCACCGAGCAGCGCCAGTTCGGCGGCCTGCGCCGCGCCCTCCACCCGCACGCCGATCACGCCGAGCACACCGGCGTCGAGCCGGGGACGGCGTCCGCCGCCGAGGGGGTCGGCGCGCGCGTAGGCGTTGTTGCTGACGAGAAGCGCCTGCGGGGCGTGCACATGGAGGTCGTCCGTGCGGACGTCCAGGGTCGGGCCGGCCTCGCCCTGGAGCAGGTCGGGCAGGTGGTCCAGGGCGGTGGCGGCCTTGGCGTCGCGGTAGTCGGGGCTCTGCACTATCTCCGCGTACGCACCGAAGGAGACGGTGTTGACGAACGCCCGCCCGGCGACGTCCCCGAGGTCCACCCGCAGTTCGACGCCGTTGGTGAGGGCGTCGAGGCTGAGCGTGGGGTCCGTGCGGTCGAGGCCGAGGTCCATCGCGAAGTGGTTGCGGGTGCCGGCCGCGATCACCAGGAAGGGCAGGCCGTGTTCGGCGGCCACGGCCGCGACCAGCGCCTGGGTGCCGTCGCCGCCCGCGACACCGAGCAGGTCCGCGCCCTCCGCGACGGCACGGCGGGCCTCCGCCTCCGGGTCCGTGTGGACGCCGTCGGTGCCCAGCAGGACCACCTTGGCGCCGAGCGCCTCGGCACGCTCCACGAGGCCGTGCTTGACGACCTTGCCGCCGCCCGAGCGCACGTTCATGATCAGGACGGGTCTGCGCGGCGGCGGGGTCTTCCGGCCGTGCGTGCCCTTGGGGCGGCGCACGCTGCGCAGCGCCGCCCTGGCCGAGGCCAGTGCCCCCGCCCACAGGCCGAGGGCGCCCACCGCCACCGGCCACAGGCCCGACGTGGCGTACAGCACCAGCACCGCCACGGGCGCGGTGACGGCCAGCGTCCCGCCGAGCAGCCGGGCGCCGCCGCGGTGCGCCAGCATCCACCACACGCCGGCGCCGGCCAGCGCGAGGAGGACGAATCCGATGAACAGGATCAGCCAGCCGCCGGAGCCGGCACCCGCCATCACCACCGCGACGCAGCCGGCGAGGAGTACCAGCGCGAGCCGTGCCCAGCCCCGCGCGCGGGAGACCGCGTCCCGCTGCGCCGAGCCGACGTGCGGCAGCGCCCACTTGGTCCTACGTGTCTCGTTCACCGTGTGCCCGCCATGCTCCGAGGCCCCCTTAGCGCGTCGACAACGCCGACGTTACCGATCAATTGTCCACGGCACGGCGCCGGTATGTGACCGTGGCCCGCCGTGTTCG is from Streptomyces asoensis and encodes:
- a CDS encoding diacylglycerol/lipid kinase family protein codes for the protein MNETRRTKWALPHVGSAQRDAVSRARGWARLALVLLAGCVAVVMAGAGSGGWLILFIGFVLLALAGAGVWWMLAHRGGARLLGGTLAVTAPVAVLVLYATSGLWPVAVGALGLWAGALASARAALRSVRRPKGTHGRKTPPPRRPVLIMNVRSGGGKVVKHGLVERAEALGAKVVLLGTDGVHTDPEAEARRAVAEGADLLGVAGGDGTQALVAAVAAEHGLPFLVIAAGTRNHFAMDLGLDRTDPTLSLDALTNGVELRVDLGDVAGRAFVNTVSFGAYAEIVQSPDYRDAKAATALDHLPDLLQGEAGPTLDVRTDDLHVHAPQALLVSNNAYARADPLGGGRRPRLDAGVLGVIGVRVEGAAQAAELALLGERAGSITSVTSRRVVVEADRPRIAVAVDGEALELATPVVCTVRPAALRVRVPRHRPGATYAPPTVDWRRIFRLALGHPDHRSIKESYDV
- a CDS encoding helix-turn-helix transcriptional regulator yields the protein MEGVPEPHNGWTFLTNHARVLAAIADNHSARIRDLAAHCRLTERAVQKIIADLEQDGYLSHTKEGRGNVYRIQAGKVLRHPAEAGLSVAALLSLLARDEAGRAEHPDTRARDRRS
- a CDS encoding C40 family peptidase, which translates into the protein MATDRSPRSPGSNIDEPSRAEIQQRVNSLYDRAESDTGTYNMTRAMSGRSRGTGASVANGGRGSADPSLDAVAKQWFDVARDRIGPTVPAVLPSDRQPARPSRPARPASTPERPPAESSVVKELEAATRRVPELTARPVAALPAAPEPRQEEPRALLPAVPAPAGAPSKADSPAAAPADRQASLKKNKEQIGRKLGAARDLLARALAQPAPSAQTQSLPVQLPTAQALPVQSPPSAASPLTSPLMAPAPTAALPAVGAQPVEAPAVQQPWDTAEQQAFRAEITAAWAGRPAAATGSTGATGSTGAMGPDPILTTGELGFGTAASGFPAADSGFPPPGAAFPAAPAAVPVAAAPMPGYPAPELGGGTPPYGYPMADPGLMATESGLVVPGAGPLVAAAPPAPAYAMSEPGLGAPPSGYAPAELPLGLPDPAYPAAGFAPSMPPAASVLSAPSVLSAPTVNTPGPQGAMADLLTGGTGHLAVSPVAVVAAPLPEALPMPVPVPPTDVTARATGTGYLGKADKALAFARAQIGRPCVWGATGPESYDCSSLTQAAWRTAGVTLPRSAIDQAKAFTRISLAELRPGDLVFFFDDLRHTGLCTGNGMMIHAPGPGSSIREEAILPFGEGALRGAVRPA
- a CDS encoding phosphatase PAP2 family protein produces the protein MSDSRPKPGLGLVRDLVTMDQALYETVTVTRTPTLDTALRRLSAAADHSKLSFTVAAALALRGGRPRRAAALGVAAIGVASASANLLGKKLVRRPRPHRAEDSPFPGRHVPMPHSASFPSGHTASAVAFAAAVGPSLPVSAVPLGLLACAVGYSRIHTGVHYPGDVVAGALLGTGSAAVVLALTSGKVGPRGLRQLLGA
- a CDS encoding flavin reductase family protein, whose protein sequence is MRVDYDPGSLPAGDFYRLLTAVVVPRPIAWVSTLAADGTANLAPHSFFTVACTDPPIVQFTSVGRKDSLRNVEATGEFVVNFAAEPQLDQINATGTDFPPHEGEFDAVGIEREPSLRVRPPRVAASPVALECRLHSTLRIGNSTLVLGQVVHAAVREDVVVDGHPDIRRLRPLSRLGRNEWGTTGEVHDRARIAYRDRPPS
- a CDS encoding ANTAR domain-containing protein; protein product: MSEPACDVNAGDGVVRGGAEAGGAHCTAVAPAPEIAVRPDGDRVVVAVRGELDLDASEQLGHALGAALGAAVRGVDLELEGVGFCDCSTLNVLLEMRRQGLEQDKTVVLRTVGPAVARLLALTGTGTLFDAPDPGVPYPGVPGADVPGRGFPGPDGNGSGDVGGATRAADVDGSADSAPGAAAGRARAAADGDAQGARRAGRDDAGPVFPGNLALDDLRVEVAQLRRAMRTRPVIDLARGILMASFGLGVHEAWRVLVLASQNTNTKLHHLAHELVAAVLGEAPGAGVREQVASAVALVRTEVATAGRGE
- a CDS encoding Lrp/AsnC family transcriptional regulator, producing MDEIDRAILRELQSDGRIAYADLGPKVGLSASAARQRLQRLLDSRAVQVVGVTDPMAMGGQAMALLGITAAADPRPVADELAAHPEVVYSVLTSGGFDLFAEVVSPTAKELLDFVNDTVRQIEGVSDVRSFPYFAIHTHRFLWDVG
- a CDS encoding transaminase; this encodes MDRARLRQLLARESADAERLNPRSRAAYGRAEHLFGRVPMTWMNKTAGAFPRYLESARGARVQDIDGHEYIDFCLGDTGAMAGHSPAPVAEAVRHRFTVLGGATAMLPTEDAEWVGAELTRRFGLTRWSFSLTATDANRWAIRLARAVTDRPKILVNSYCYHGSVDESLIVTGPGERGSARPGNVGAPCDVTLTSRVAEFNDLDQLERELAHGDVAAVLMEPALTNIGIVLPEPGYLAGVRELTRRHGTLLINDETHTFSAGPGGCTGAWQLEPDVLTIGKAIGGGVPAGAYGLSAELADRLLGRDDLDLVDMGGVGGTLAGNALSVAATRATLEHVLTDEAFDRMHALSARFEAGVRAGIERHALPWSVSRLGARTEYRLTDPAPRTGTGAAAAGDTELEDYLHLYLANRGILLTPFHNMALMCPDTTERDVDTHTGLFAAALAELAG
- a CDS encoding class I SAM-dependent methyltransferase, with the protein product MSDDDGRRAARVFDALGAVYEQAFAHSEAHRRSLEWLLGRLDPGSRVLDVGSGTGRPTAETLAGAGHHVLGVDVSPVMVELASRQVPGAEFRCTDVRELPLEDGSFDAVCVYFSLLQLDRTQQRETVGRLARALRTGGSLVLATVPLDVVEVDAVFMGQPVRVTSFAADALVDVVTGAGLTVLAREDTFFTPDHPDAVPEPHLFLHCGRP